The region ttttttttttttttttttttttaaagcacataCATCTCAGCAGTTTGGTTATCCATTTTTACAatatattctatttaaatattatttttctattctaaaaaatataaattgactcctacgtgtgtgtgtgtgtgatcaacagCACTAAGCAAAACTTTagatgcgaaatttaaataagacagatattttggtaACGAAGTAGAAAATCTTtatcaacaaagagaaaaaccacttcggggtagccaaactcaggaaatctaCTAACAAATGAAATAACTAGTTACAAaacagtcgtactcacatacaCCTGATGCAGCAGTTGCACCATaaactctaacacgtacctgAATGTGAGCACCTTAATCATCAAGTGGGCCTAGAGCAAGAAGGGAAAAGGGTGCTTCAGCCCAAACAGAAGGGTCCTAGGCCGGGTAAGGCTGCTGTAAAAATAATTGCCGATGTGCTTGGTGGTGTAAATGATTCTCAGGattcgaaaaaagaaaatgagcgGATGCATATTGATAAATAGATGGGGAAACCAGCTGCTCGTAACTGGAAACGTAGAGCTCGTGCATCTAGTATGGAAGGTATGGATTCATCTACTATTTTGGTCCCTTTGGGGAAAAGGAAAGTCCAACCATCGCCTGAGTCTGACCCTAACGTCCAAAGGGGGAGGATTAAGAAAGGTAAAGCAGTAGATACAGGGACACCAAAACTGGCATTGGCGGAGGCTGTGGTAGAGCCCCGCGAGCCACAATGAGTCTTATCAGTTGGAACTGCCGAGGGCTTGGTAACCTTCGGTTAGTTCGAGATCTTTGCCAGATGGTAAAGGAAAAGAGACCAAGTTTCGTGTTTCGTTTGGAAACTATTAGCACGAAACATCGCATGGAGTTACTTAGAGTAAATATGGGGTTTGTTGGAGCTGTTGTTGTGAACCCGATTGGCAGAAGTGGTGGGCTTGCGTTAATGTGGAAGGATGATTGTAATttagaaattttcaattattctcGGAGGTATATAAACGCAATCATCAAATCTAGAGATGATAATTTTGTTTGGAAATTCACAGGGTTCTATGGGAATCCAGAGACTGCAAAGCGAGAAGAGTCATGGTCACTTCTTAGACATTTGAAAACCCATGCACCACTACCTTGGTTGTGTGTGGGtgatttcaatgaaattttgTCGCAAGATGAGCAGGAGGGGGACGTTGTTCTCCGTGAAAGACAAATGGATGGTTTGCACACTGCATTGGCAGACTGTCAGTTAGGTGATCTGGGGTATTTTGGTTCGAGATTCACGTGGAGTAATAAACATGGCAACAATACTTTCACCAAAGAACGTTTGGATAGGGCGGTGGCTAATAGCGAGTGGTGTGGTCGTTTCCACATTGTTTCGGCTATGATTCTGGCGGCCCGTACTTCTAACCATAGTCCAGTTCATGTGTTATTTAGAGACCAACTGATGGAGAGGTACTCTTATAAACGCCGGTTTAAATTTGAAGATAGTTGGTATACCGATGTAGAGTGCCAGACTCTAATAGCGGCTGAATGGGAAAACGACGTTTTGGGGGGAGATTCCATGCATGATGTGCAACGTTGGCTTTCGACTTGTCAACAAACTTTGTCTCGGTGGAGTCGGGAAAATTTTGGTAATGCTGGGAAGTAGTTGAAGCTAAAGACAAAACAACTTGAGGATCTTCAAAGTCGGGCTTGTCCGGGAAATGCAGGAGCAGGTGCTATTTCTAAACTCCAAGAGGAAATAGATGGTATATTGGAAAGGGAAGATATCAAGTGGAAGCAGCGCGCAAAACAAAACTGGTATTGAAGTGGGGATCGGAATACTCAATACTTTCATGCTTGGGCAAATCATCGAAAAAAGATCAATGGAATCCAGCAAATCTGTGACAAATTTGGGAGAGtttggaaaaagaagaaagaggttGGCAAAGCTTTCATTGATTATTATAAATTGCTTTTTACTTCCCAGGGTTTGGTTAGGGTGGATGAATGTTTATCCCATGTGGATTCATGTGTCACGGAGGATATGAATGATTGTCCGTTGAGACCTTTTACAGAAGCAGAAGTCAGTTTTGCCCTATCTCAAATGCATCATCTCAAGTCTCCAGGGCCTGATGGGTTTGCTGCATGTTTATACCAGAAGTCATGAGGGACCTTGGGAAAGACAGTTAGCCGTGCAGTTTTACAATATTTGAATGAAGGGATTTTTTATGAGGGTATAAATGCCACTAATATTGTTCTCATTCCCAAAGTTTCAGCCCTTACTTGTGTGATAGAATATAGGCCTATCAGCCTATGTAACGTGATCTATAAGTTGATTGCCAAGGTGTTAGCTAACCGACTCAAAATGGTTCTCTCACATGTCATATCTACCAAGCAAAGTGACTTTATCCCAGGGCGTCTTATTACTGATAACATATTGGTAGCTTTGGAAACCTTGCATACGATGGATACTCGGCTTCAAGGAAAGAAGGGGTTTATGGCTTTCAAACTCGATATGAGTAAGGCCTATGACCGTATTGAGTGGGGTTTTTCTGGAGGCCATTTTATACAAGTTGGGTTTTGTACCAAGATGGATTCAACTACTTATGACATGCGTTTGAATGGTGACTTATTCTATCTTGATTAATGAGCAACCCCACGGACACATTGTGCCTACTCGTTCGGCAAGGTGATCCcgtctctctttattttttttattctatgtGCTGAAGCTTTCAGTTCACTTTTGCATCATAGGGGGCGTATGGGACAAATATCGGGAATTCCAATTTCCAGAGGAGGTACGAAAATTAGCCACCTCTTTTTTGTGGGTGACAGTCTCCTTTTTTGTCGGTCAAATCTCAAGGAATGGAGTAGGATCCAAGATCTGTTAACACTCTATGAGAAAGCTTCGGGGCAGAAATTAAATAAGGAGAaaacttctattttctttagcAGGAACACTTTTGTGAATGACCGAACTCATATCCTTACTGAAGCAGGGGTTCCATCTACCCAACGATACAAAAAATATCTAGGGTTGCCAGCACTTATCGGGCGATCTAAGATTAGTACTTTTAATGGGATCAAAGGTAGAATATGGACCAGAATGAATGGGTGAAAGGAAAAATTTATATCTCATGCtggtgatgtggtcttttgtttaccaaaatatatcaataataaataaccactcgcaataggacgaatcattgtaggataaggctatagagagggtgtcgaatcTCAAGGACTGTAGGAGTactattatcaagcttatcgagattaaatataacttaattaaaaatatgtttgatttgattttttgtttttctaaaaataaacacataaaagtaaaagacataaatttaaggatagtagggatgagataaagaataggggattggtttcaccactcaccgcataacaatggtcaatcataaattaacaaggaaaattcatactatgcatgatatagggctcgtctcactcgagtagtcaagaaattacctctaaagaataagtataatccatcttcggttggcacagaccgtccacctaaccactaagatgcggtacgatccgtcttccctaCGCGTGGACtagctatgtctttaataggatatacacacaatcaatgaaattgtataacccatcttcggttggcacggactgtctacctaaattacactaaactaggatgtagtacaatccgtcttccctaggcatggtctatctaattctcttgatcatatatcaattacaaccgttgtataacaatcattcacataatcacagaaaatatgaaggattgagttcaatcaatataaaagactttctaagacaagataagaaattcataatgattgaatataaacattaaaatcaattctcacagttatacattcatcatgcatagagaaaatcccaaactaaaatacaattaaaccatcgttacttgaaaagggctacatcaacaccctattaggaatttagccgctcatcgtagtgctgggatgacctgctgccatgttcttctcctcttcaacttgtcaggcctccgagaagaattttctgtttaaatctaagcataagcccaagcaccaagcgcaccttctcttaaagcttaggggtctatttatagggagtaCACAAGTcttagaagcccttggaattccagaacaatcgtctcttgagtcttcttatCCAAGTAGGAGGTTGAAACTTCAattcaagtaggaaaaggattccaaattcggtaagaattgcggtcttttatttcgaGGCAATTTTAACATAGTAAACGTTCAAATTAGataaaagctatttctgacatatttgtttaatattttattagctttccaacgcgaCCAATTTCACTGCAATCCAATATTTagcgcaaaagttatgatccaaaaactgagacatatgcagaatccaaatttgaatccaatccgattttgactcttagtggagaaattccgatttaatccttcacttgatttgattaaacttaaccacatcatataggtattctattataaTTGGTTaaacttaaacatatcttctaggtcttctcaaagtatgttttaagcccaaaattaatggaattaattgcatctttatttaaaacctgaaaacactaaaacagcacaaaattaaacaaataacaatgctaaggaattaacatatataagttaaggggtttgaatgtgcaacattcgacgcttaacacacccccaaacttacatattgctagtctcttagcaatacaaaataagaaataaaacttaaaaacaagaagataaatcattctttcgtgggatgtacgattgcatttagcgtatgcaacaagccttttaaacccctaggactccctagtggacgagtgaagtctcgtgagggtttccCAGTAATGATAtccacaaacattgttcctgcCATGTTATCCAaaagaatgcagcatcataaaaataatggttctcattcattggcaagcttaaGAAAAtcaactccatcttcacaatttcagggaattaaaaattaagctactaacatggcattatgagatatcacaagattcaactagtgtaaagtgaacttaacacatagtcatgaggtttcaaaactaatctcaatcatgaatggttcaacactcaaaatttgctagactccccattagataaaacaaccaaggcatatatatatttattattattattattatatatgcaagctgtgcaatgcttagctcccttaagctttctaattgacccatgtaacgagtgttaggtcaatgactctcaaaccagatggttttatggcactaggtgtaaaacaccctaaagacttactaactcgagtcaaaaaggctacaaagctaaacttagccattttatcaatcaaagcaaacttccaccttttgacacgaatactcaatgcttaatgaggcaagagatccggttactcagcgaaaagctcaaagtgatcaatattattatttttttctttctttctttctttcttttttcttttttttatgccaagtttattcctctaataagttacccagttgcatccaagatattgataacagacataactgatttcaaatttcataccccacagactacgtgctagtgtgcttgtgagaatcaaattgaacaagtaatatctcatgttgccaaagaaaataacaaaacttcttaattccctagtcaagtgatcatgtgttcatcatgttaagctcaccgatgaaatacgaatcagaattcaaaatcaacagcatgctcaagaataacatagcaaaatattggacagtgtttcgttctttcatacccccaaacttgaatcacacattgtccccaatgtgtgtatagaatTGAACATAAtaataagaggataggaatacttGAATGAGCAGATGCAGGTCCTCCATGAGAGTATCACAACCATGTCTTGGtgctcagtcttcacctgcataCATAGGCAATACGTCGTTtattagtagtgcatctgcaggtatgatttatattgtgtataggacaaaattaatttcaatttgttttcattacccctttaattttacaagtaatattatatactttaattgtctatattatttgcaggtaatgcgacaacgttGGTACGTTGTCacctgttggacgacggctgagccaacACTCTCCTGTCgttacaccttcgcccgctacaccatcccttgcgcagcaatcgccgatTGGCGATAATACGCTTGAGACGATACCTCGTGCTTCACAGGGACGCCCTTtggatttgtagatattttgtgtaattattttttgtttgtaaagatttgcatggttaacaaatacgttattaattattggtttgtgtaatttgattttgtgatatttttgggtaaaataaatattgcgttatttgtgctcggaaataagaaattttttttaaaataaatttttttaaaaaaaaaaagaaaaagaa is a window of Alnus glutinosa chromosome 4, dhAlnGlut1.1, whole genome shotgun sequence DNA encoding:
- the LOC133866370 gene encoding uncharacterized protein LOC133866370, whose product is MSLISWNCRGLGNLRLVRDLCQMVKEKRPSFVFRLETISTKHRMELLRVNMGFVGAVVVNPIGRSGGLALMWKDDCNLEIFNYSRRYINAIIKSRDDNFVWKFTGFYGNPETAKREESWSLLRHLKTHAPLPWLCVGDFNEILSQDEQEGDVVLRERQMDGLHTALADCQLGDLGYFGSRFTWSNKHGNNTFTKERLDRAVANSEWCGRFHIVSAMILAARTSNHSPVHVLFRDQLMERYSYKRRFKFEDSWYTDVECQTLIAAEWENDVLGGDSMHDVQRWLSTCQQTLSRWSRENFGNAGK